A window of the Streptomyces sp. NBC_00250 genome harbors these coding sequences:
- a CDS encoding DUF2264 domain-containing protein, giving the protein MPPLALPPEDRTLSPCTGWTRAHWEAVADGLLAAAGEHAGPECALINLPGDRPSLSGRRSDGLEGYARTFLLAAFRVAGADGEDPRGLLPRYAAGLAAGSRTPTTERDLVDGDHVSWPLITDRGQALVEAASIAVGLRLTRRWLWDRLDGQTRDQVRAWLAPALHVTHVDNNWWLFPAMVGAFLAETGGPAGADPDADGAALRAVEQGLAKIEQWHRGGGWYTDGRPRAFDHYNGWAFHLYPVLHAHLSGDGKLLDTHGRRLASFLGSYARTFGTDGAPVHQGRSLIYRFAATAPLWAGSLSGHTPLTPGTTRRLASGALRYFLDGGALDADGLLTLGWFGPYPPMVQSYSGPASPYWASKGFLGLLLPADHPVWTAVEEPGPAETADAVVALPQPGWLIQSTAADGLVRLHNHGSDDQPDDQVLPDSPLYARLAHSTATGPVFDGPPDNHFGLVVGGELSERGRIQPLGTGGGWAASAHCPRIGGVELDGVTITSLVLASGADEVHIHLVTGAEPGTEVRQSGWAPAGGDVHSASDHLRATATRPGCTPLASTLQCLQGFTEAACHPLPTGTAFGPQGAVPVLTGRTPTHGPALLIAASRLSGPTPHPFQAAHVTTEGRTVRVLWPDGSEHHAVLGPTEVTVTAIPQKG; this is encoded by the coding sequence ATGCCCCCGCTCGCGCTTCCCCCCGAAGACCGGACCCTCAGCCCCTGCACCGGCTGGACCAGGGCCCACTGGGAGGCCGTCGCCGACGGCCTGCTCGCTGCCGCCGGAGAGCACGCGGGCCCCGAGTGCGCGCTGATCAACCTCCCGGGCGACCGGCCCAGCCTGTCCGGACGGCGCTCAGACGGACTGGAGGGCTACGCGCGCACCTTCCTGCTCGCGGCCTTCCGGGTCGCCGGGGCCGATGGCGAGGACCCTCGCGGACTGCTACCGAGGTACGCCGCCGGACTGGCAGCGGGCAGCCGCACCCCGACCACCGAGCGGGACCTCGTCGACGGGGACCACGTCTCCTGGCCTCTGATCACCGACCGCGGCCAGGCACTGGTGGAGGCCGCCTCCATCGCCGTGGGTCTACGCCTCACCCGTCGGTGGCTCTGGGACCGCCTGGACGGGCAGACCCGCGACCAGGTGCGCGCCTGGCTAGCCCCGGCCCTGCATGTCACCCACGTGGACAACAACTGGTGGCTCTTCCCCGCGATGGTCGGCGCCTTCCTGGCCGAGACGGGCGGCCCTGCCGGGGCCGACCCGGACGCGGACGGCGCCGCCCTTCGCGCGGTCGAGCAAGGCCTGGCGAAGATCGAGCAGTGGCACCGCGGCGGCGGCTGGTACACCGACGGCCGCCCCCGCGCCTTCGATCACTACAACGGCTGGGCCTTCCACCTCTACCCCGTCCTGCACGCCCACCTCTCCGGCGACGGGAAGCTGCTCGACACCCACGGCCGGCGGCTCGCCTCCTTTCTCGGCAGCTACGCCAGGACCTTCGGCACGGACGGCGCTCCCGTCCACCAGGGCCGCTCGCTCATCTACCGCTTCGCCGCGACGGCACCCCTGTGGGCCGGATCCCTCAGCGGCCACACGCCGCTGACCCCCGGCACCACCCGCCGCCTCGCCTCCGGCGCCCTGCGCTATTTCCTCGACGGCGGCGCCCTCGACGCGGACGGCCTGCTGACCCTCGGCTGGTTCGGGCCGTACCCGCCAATGGTCCAGTCGTATTCCGGCCCGGCCTCGCCCTATTGGGCGAGCAAGGGGTTCCTCGGACTCCTGCTGCCGGCCGACCATCCGGTGTGGACCGCCGTCGAAGAACCCGGCCCGGCCGAGACCGCGGACGCCGTCGTCGCGCTGCCGCAGCCCGGCTGGCTGATCCAGTCAACCGCCGCGGACGGGCTGGTCCGGCTGCACAACCACGGCAGCGACGACCAACCTGACGACCAGGTACTGCCCGACAGCCCGCTGTACGCCCGGCTCGCTCACTCCACTGCCACCGGGCCGGTCTTCGACGGGCCCCCGGACAACCACTTCGGCCTGGTCGTCGGCGGCGAGCTGAGCGAGCGAGGCCGGATCCAACCCCTCGGAACCGGCGGCGGCTGGGCCGCCTCCGCCCACTGTCCCCGGATCGGCGGCGTCGAACTGGACGGAGTCACCATCACCTCTCTCGTCCTCGCCTCGGGCGCCGACGAGGTCCACATCCACCTGGTCACCGGGGCCGAACCCGGCACCGAGGTACGGCAGAGTGGCTGGGCCCCGGCCGGTGGCGACGTGCACAGCGCCTCCGACCACCTCCGCGCCACCGCCACCAGGCCGGGGTGCACGCCCCTGGCCTCGACGCTCCAGTGCCTCCAGGGCTTCACCGAGGCCGCCTGCCACCCGCTTCCGACCGGGACTGCCTTCGGGCCCCAAGGCGCGGTCCCGGTGCTCACCGGTCGCACGCCGACCCACGGCCCCGCGCTCCTCATCGCCGCCTCGCGGCTCTCCGGGCCCACCCCCCACCCGTTCCAAGCTGCTCACGTGACAACCGAGGGCCGGACGGTACGTGTGCTCTGGCCGGATGGCAGTGAGCACCACGCGGTCCTCGGACCGACCGAGGTCACCGTCACCGCCATCCCTCAGAAGGGCTGA
- a CDS encoding carbohydrate ABC transporter permease: protein MTHPATRTPTSRAAAVRRRGRHGAPALLLAPFLLLFTACTLIPIGYAAYLSLFSEKRSGLGFGGSQSVFTGLGNYTRALTDDAFLAGFWTTAQYCLLYIPVMIGLSLLLALLLDSALARARRFFQLALFLPHAVPGIIAALIWMYLYTPGISPVIEALNSVGAQADALGHPLPAVVNIAVWEWTGYNMVIFYAALQAIPREVLEAAVVDGAGPLRTAFSVKIPLIRASISMVGMFTMIGSLQLFTEPMILHGTAPGVISTWTPNMYAYAAAFERGDYGLAAAASVLLALVAATLSFVVTRLTRGRSDRRAEATA from the coding sequence GTGACGCACCCCGCGACGCGTACGCCGACCTCCCGCGCCGCCGCCGTCAGGCGGCGCGGGAGGCACGGGGCACCTGCCCTCCTGCTCGCCCCGTTCCTGCTGCTCTTCACGGCCTGCACGCTGATCCCGATCGGCTACGCGGCCTACCTGAGCCTGTTCAGCGAGAAGCGCTCGGGCCTCGGCTTCGGCGGCTCCCAGTCGGTCTTCACCGGCCTCGGCAACTACACCCGGGCACTGACCGACGACGCCTTCCTGGCCGGCTTCTGGACCACCGCCCAGTACTGCCTGCTCTACATCCCGGTGATGATCGGCCTCTCGCTGCTGCTGGCCCTGCTGCTGGACTCCGCGCTCGCCCGAGCCCGCCGCTTCTTCCAGCTGGCCCTGTTCCTGCCGCACGCCGTGCCCGGCATCATCGCCGCGCTGATCTGGATGTACCTCTACACCCCCGGCATCAGCCCGGTCATCGAGGCGCTGAACTCCGTCGGCGCGCAGGCCGACGCGCTCGGCCACCCGCTGCCCGCCGTGGTCAACATCGCGGTCTGGGAGTGGACCGGCTACAACATGGTGATCTTCTACGCTGCGCTGCAGGCCATCCCCCGCGAGGTCCTGGAGGCCGCAGTGGTCGACGGCGCCGGGCCGCTGCGCACCGCGTTCAGCGTCAAGATCCCGCTGATCCGGGCCTCGATCTCCATGGTCGGGATGTTCACGATGATCGGCTCGCTCCAGCTGTTCACCGAGCCGATGATCCTGCACGGCACGGCCCCGGGCGTGATCAGCACCTGGACTCCCAATATGTACGCCTACGCCGCCGCCTTCGAGCGGGGCGACTACGGCCTCGCCGCAGCCGCCTCCGTCCTGCTGGCCCTCGTAGCCGCCACCCTGTCCTTCGTCGTCACCCGGCTCACCCGTGGCCGGTCCGACCGTCGAGCGGAGGCCACCGCATGA
- a CDS encoding IS5 family transposase (programmed frameshift): MAGRGELTDAAWERIEPLLPRVDGRGRPWRDHRQVVNGVLWRLRTGAPWRDLPERYGPWQTVYERFARWEVDGTWAKLLEHVQVRDDAVGRVEWTVSVDSTINRAHQHAAGARKKGAADGDELEDPGRSQARQALGRSRGGLTTKVHLAVDGRGLPLSIVLTPGNVNDATAFGQVLHSIRILRAVTGRPRTTPARVLGDKAYSSWAIRHLLRRRGIVATIPERCDQMANRRRRGTHGGRPPAFDEDMYRARNVVERCFARLKQFRAIATRFDKLADRYRAGVVVAALILWLREPAGDHLSDSP, from the exons GTGGCAGGTCGAGGTGAGTTGACGGATGCGGCGTGGGAGCGAATAGAGCCCCTGTTGCCGCGGGTGGATGGGCGTGGTCGTCCGTGGCGTGATCACCGGCAGGTGGTCAACGGGGTGCTGTGGCGGCTGCGGACCGGGGCTCCGTGGCGCGATCTGCCCGAGCGGTACGGCCCCTGGCAGACCGTCTACGAGCGGTTCGCTCGCTGGGAAGTGGACGGGACCTGGGCGAAGCTGCTGGAACACGTCCAGGTCCGCGACGACGCGGTGGGCCGGGTGGAGTGGACCGTCTCCGTCGACTCCACGATCAACCGGGCCCACCAGCACGCGGCCGGCGCCCGCAAAAAAGGGGCCGCAGACGGGGACGAACTAGAAGATCCGGGCCGCTCGCAGGCGCGTCAGGCCCTCGGCCGGTCCCGGGGCGGGCTGACTACCAAGGTCCACCTCGCCGTCGACGGCCGGGGCCTCCCGCTGTCCATCGTGCTCACGCCCGGCAACGTCAACGATGCCACCGCCTTCGGCCAGGTCCTTCACAGCATCCGCATCCTGCGCGCCGTTACGGGCCGACCTCGCACGACACCGGCGCGGGTGCTGGGCGACAAAGCGTATTCCAGCTGGGCGATACGCCACCTGCTGCGGCGCCGGGGCATCGTTGCCACGATCCCCGAACGCTGCGACCAGATGGCCAACCGCCGGCGACGTGGAACCCACGGCGGTCGCCCACCCGCCTTCGACGAGGACATGTACCGCGCCCGCAACGTGGTCGAACGATGCTTCGCCCGTCTCAAGCAGTTCCGCGCGATCGCGACAAGGTTCGACAAGCTCGCCGATCGCTACCGGGCTGGAGTCGTCGTGGCAGCTCTGATCCTGTGGCTCCGCGAACCCGCC GGTGATCATTTGTCAGACAGCCCCTAG
- a CDS encoding ABC transporter substrate-binding protein, translating into MSVTLSSVRRRRARVAATFTAAAVSMALVTACESADSAAPAEDGKPVTITFWGWAKGTQEVVDAFNASHKDVQVKFEAIPSGNAGGYAKISNAVKAGNAPDLFNTEYGALPDFVSQGAVQDITKLVSDDLKAKYLPQAVELSTLGGSNWALPIDAAPQAFFYRKDLFEKARITSPPKTWDEYRAAAQKLKKADPKARIGTFFPDDPGVFEAMSWQAGAQWFTAAGDTWKVNLKNPATGKVSEYWQKMIDEDLVRVQPSFSQQWTASLQKGETAAYLGASWGGGVLTGTVPDTSGKWAVAPIPTWDGQPASGMLGGSVFAVSKDSKKAKAAVEFATWATTTPEGIKARIASGTSSMFPAAPALVPVAKAAFGTDFYGGQDIYSVFIDGGKSIKQGWQWGPAMGATNSAIKDSFGKLTNGGTIEAAIDAGQRATVAELKNRGLKVAE; encoded by the coding sequence ATGTCCGTCACCCTTTCCTCCGTACGCCGTCGCAGAGCGCGCGTCGCCGCCACCTTCACCGCCGCCGCGGTCTCCATGGCGCTCGTAACGGCCTGCGAGAGCGCCGACAGCGCCGCCCCCGCCGAGGACGGCAAGCCGGTCACGATCACCTTCTGGGGCTGGGCCAAGGGCACCCAGGAGGTCGTCGACGCGTTCAACGCCTCGCACAAGGACGTCCAGGTGAAGTTCGAGGCGATCCCCTCCGGCAACGCCGGGGGCTACGCCAAGATCTCCAACGCGGTGAAGGCGGGCAACGCCCCCGACCTCTTCAACACCGAGTACGGCGCCCTGCCCGACTTCGTCAGCCAGGGCGCCGTGCAGGACATCACCAAGCTCGTCTCCGACGACCTGAAGGCGAAGTACCTGCCGCAGGCCGTCGAGCTGTCCACCCTCGGCGGCTCCAACTGGGCGCTGCCGATCGACGCGGCCCCGCAGGCGTTCTTCTACCGCAAGGACCTCTTCGAGAAGGCCCGCATCACCTCCCCGCCGAAGACCTGGGACGAGTACCGCGCGGCCGCCCAGAAGCTCAAGAAGGCGGACCCGAAGGCCCGGATCGGCACCTTCTTCCCCGATGACCCGGGCGTTTTCGAGGCGATGTCCTGGCAGGCCGGGGCACAGTGGTTCACCGCCGCCGGTGACACCTGGAAGGTGAACCTGAAGAACCCGGCGACCGGCAAGGTCTCCGAGTACTGGCAGAAGATGATCGACGAGGACCTGGTCCGGGTGCAGCCGTCGTTCAGCCAGCAGTGGACGGCCTCCCTGCAGAAGGGCGAGACCGCCGCCTACCTCGGCGCCTCCTGGGGAGGCGGCGTACTGACGGGCACCGTGCCGGACACCAGCGGCAAGTGGGCCGTGGCCCCGATCCCGACCTGGGACGGACAGCCCGCCAGCGGCATGCTCGGCGGCAGCGTGTTCGCCGTCTCCAAGGACAGCAAGAAGGCCAAGGCCGCCGTCGAGTTCGCCACCTGGGCCACCACCACCCCCGAGGGCATAAAGGCGCGTATCGCCTCGGGCACCTCGTCGATGTTCCCCGCCGCGCCGGCGCTCGTACCGGTCGCCAAGGCCGCCTTCGGCACCGACTTCTACGGTGGCCAGGACATCTACTCGGTCTTCATCGACGGAGGCAAGTCCATCAAGCAGGGCTGGCAGTGGGGCCCGGCGATGGGTGCCACCAACAGCGCGATCAAGGACTCGTTCGGCAAGCTGACCAACGGCGGCACCATCGAGGCGGCCATCGACGCCGGCCAGCGGGCCACGGTCGCCGAGCTGAAGAACCGCGGACTCAAGGTCGCCGAGTGA
- a CDS encoding sugar phosphate isomerase/epimerase family protein produces MPIAFSTLGLPGLPLTEVLRLAADHGWHGLELRCTPGEPIHPAMDAAERRAAARAISTAGIVPLALAGYAGVAAPGDDRPILADLRDQLRLAADLGAAYLRVFARGGDGPTAEADARAVRRLAAVADTAHSLGVRALLETHDSHRGGSDVARVLDVVDHPSVGALWDVMHTDLAGESPRESFTALGPRLGYVQVKDIASPDDLTPLPLGAGVLQLDACLRLLPPGCWVSWEYEAAWFPSAAPLPGLLAAGRRFLVPLCG; encoded by the coding sequence ATGCCGATAGCCTTCTCCACGCTCGGACTTCCCGGCTTGCCACTCACCGAGGTCCTGCGGCTGGCCGCCGACCACGGCTGGCACGGGCTGGAACTGCGGTGCACGCCCGGCGAGCCGATCCACCCGGCGATGGACGCCGCCGAACGGCGGGCGGCGGCCAGAGCCATATCCACCGCGGGCATCGTCCCACTGGCCCTGGCCGGATACGCCGGCGTCGCGGCCCCGGGCGACGACCGCCCGATCCTCGCCGACCTCCGCGACCAGCTCCGGCTGGCCGCCGACCTCGGCGCCGCGTATCTCCGGGTCTTCGCGCGTGGTGGCGACGGCCCCACGGCCGAGGCGGACGCGCGGGCGGTCCGCCGCCTGGCGGCCGTCGCCGATACCGCCCACTCCCTGGGCGTCCGGGCTCTGCTGGAGACCCACGACTCGCACCGGGGCGGAAGCGACGTGGCCCGGGTGCTCGACGTGGTGGATCACCCGTCCGTCGGAGCGCTCTGGGACGTCATGCACACCGATCTGGCGGGCGAGTCACCCAGGGAGTCGTTCACGGCACTGGGGCCACGCCTCGGCTACGTGCAAGTCAAGGACATCGCCAGTCCGGACGACCTCACGCCGCTGCCGCTCGGTGCCGGCGTGCTACAGCTCGACGCGTGCCTGCGTCTGCTGCCGCCCGGCTGCTGGGTGTCCTGGGAGTACGAGGCGGCGTGGTTCCCCTCGGCCGCGCCGCTGCCGGGACTGCTCGCGGCCGGGAGGCGCTTCCTCGTCCCGCTGTGCGGCTGA
- a CDS encoding substrate-binding domain-containing protein, producing the protein MTITAEERRARILDAVRELGAVRVVDLAERLGFPAVTVRRDVAALADMGLVRRSHGAVSVPVSEGSDKPTGRSRGVGMLVPTVGSYFDEVIAGARSAAAASGTRLVLGVAAYGTSGDRAQVEQLVQSDVDGLLLTPDWMVDSDSEDGAWLCDLPVPTVLVERRAAAGSACAKLDGVSSDHRHGVLLALRHLATLGHSSVLLAARTDSWTAHQVRAGYEECVHRLGLEPQPVIDIRRPGADSDAVAAQIAEAAAAGVRAVLVHNDRDAIQLAPLLRARGLEVPDDVALISYDDVFAALAAPPLTAVSPPKRAVGAAAVDLLLRRLESGSSLPTHHVELLPELKIRASSDSAR; encoded by the coding sequence ATGACGATCACGGCCGAGGAACGCCGGGCCCGGATCCTTGACGCCGTACGGGAACTCGGCGCGGTTCGCGTGGTGGATCTGGCCGAACGGCTCGGTTTCCCTGCGGTCACCGTGCGCCGGGATGTTGCGGCGCTCGCCGACATGGGGCTGGTGCGCCGATCGCACGGGGCGGTCTCGGTGCCGGTCAGTGAAGGCTCCGACAAGCCCACGGGGCGTTCCCGGGGCGTCGGCATGCTCGTCCCCACGGTCGGCTCCTACTTCGACGAGGTGATCGCAGGCGCGCGCTCGGCCGCTGCGGCCAGCGGCACCCGTCTGGTGCTGGGGGTCGCCGCGTACGGGACCTCGGGTGACCGTGCGCAGGTGGAGCAGTTGGTGCAGTCCGATGTCGACGGCCTGTTGCTCACCCCGGACTGGATGGTGGACAGCGACAGCGAGGACGGCGCCTGGCTCTGCGACCTGCCGGTGCCCACCGTTCTCGTCGAGCGCCGCGCAGCCGCCGGTAGTGCCTGCGCCAAGCTGGACGGAGTCTCTTCCGACCATCGGCACGGCGTCCTGCTGGCCCTGCGCCACCTGGCCACACTCGGCCACAGTTCGGTGCTGCTGGCAGCCCGCACGGACAGCTGGACGGCGCACCAGGTGCGTGCGGGGTACGAGGAGTGCGTCCACCGGCTGGGTCTCGAGCCCCAGCCGGTGATCGACATCCGCCGGCCCGGGGCCGACAGCGACGCGGTCGCTGCGCAGATCGCCGAAGCCGCCGCCGCGGGTGTTCGGGCCGTGCTGGTGCACAACGACCGGGACGCCATCCAGCTCGCGCCGCTGCTCCGCGCGCGTGGTCTGGAGGTGCCCGACGATGTCGCCCTGATCTCGTACGACGACGTGTTCGCGGCCCTGGCGGCACCGCCGCTGACCGCCGTCTCGCCTCCGAAGCGCGCGGTGGGCGCGGCAGCGGTGGACCTCCTGCTACGCCGCCTCGAGAGCGGCTCGTCGCTGCCCACGCACCACGTCGAACTGCTGCCGGAACTGAAGATCCGTGCCTCCTCCGACAGCGCACGCTGA
- a CDS encoding substrate-binding domain-containing protein, with amino-acid sequence MIITAEQRRARILKVVREAGTIRVIELAERIGTAAVTARRDVAALAESGLIRRSHGSVSLADEADSSATHTARERVVGMLVPTVGSYFDEVIEGARAAAASAGARLVLGIAPYESADDRAQITQLLDAGADGLLLTPNWHPANGSAEAAWVRELPVPAVLVERLATPDSAAAELDSVGSDHRHGAVLALRHLRGLGHASVLLVAREDTWTAHQVRVGYAEGVRLLGLQPHPVIDIHRPTLESAGVAARISEAVGQGVRAVLVHNDQEAIQVAPLLRAGGLRVPDDLALISYDDVFAALAASPLTAVAPPKRAVGATALELLLRRLNGGYELPVHHIQLLPELKVRTSCGGGIGEEAG; translated from the coding sequence ATGATCATCACCGCGGAGCAGCGGCGCGCCCGCATCCTGAAAGTCGTCCGGGAAGCGGGTACGATCCGCGTCATCGAGCTGGCCGAGCGGATCGGCACTGCTGCGGTCACCGCGCGGCGAGATGTCGCGGCGCTCGCCGAGAGCGGGCTGATCCGACGCTCACACGGTTCGGTCTCGCTGGCCGACGAGGCAGATTCTTCGGCAACCCACACGGCGCGCGAGCGGGTCGTGGGCATGCTCGTCCCCACCGTCGGCTCGTACTTCGACGAGGTGATCGAGGGGGCTCGCGCGGCGGCGGCCTCGGCCGGCGCCAGGCTGGTGCTCGGCATAGCCCCGTACGAATCGGCGGACGACCGAGCCCAAATCACGCAGCTCCTGGACGCCGGGGCCGACGGCCTGCTGCTCACCCCCAACTGGCACCCGGCCAACGGTTCCGCCGAGGCGGCGTGGGTCCGTGAGCTGCCAGTGCCGGCCGTCCTGGTCGAGCGGCTCGCCACCCCGGACAGTGCCGCCGCCGAGTTGGACTCCGTCGGCTCGGACCACCGGCACGGCGCCGTGCTGGCCCTGCGTCACCTGCGCGGGCTGGGCCACGCATCGGTCCTGCTGGTCGCCCGCGAGGACACCTGGACGGCCCACCAGGTGCGCGTCGGCTATGCGGAGGGCGTTCGGCTGCTCGGGCTTCAGCCGCATCCTGTCATCGACATCCATCGTCCGACGCTGGAGTCGGCGGGCGTGGCGGCGCGGATCTCCGAGGCTGTCGGCCAGGGTGTTCGCGCCGTCCTGGTGCACAACGACCAGGAGGCCATCCAGGTGGCGCCGTTGCTGCGCGCCGGGGGTCTGCGGGTGCCGGACGATCTGGCGCTGATCTCGTACGACGACGTGTTCGCGGCCCTCGCCGCGTCGCCGCTGACCGCGGTCGCCCCGCCCAAGCGGGCGGTAGGCGCCACGGCGCTGGAGCTGTTGCTGCGCCGTCTGAACGGTGGGTACGAGCTGCCCGTGCACCACATTCAGCTGTTGCCCGAACTGAAGGTCCGCACGTCGTGCGGCGGCGGTATCGGCGAGGAGGCCGGGTAG
- a CDS encoding alpha-galactosidase, with translation MAPSQRVASLAAVIATPVMDAPTHQRRGVAGPRRARRLAAAVVTATATLATVVTTTAQPAAGLSRPVPGDTVNIDHSYATTPRMILRSEGWRNTTAASLKKTADDAVSTGLRDLGWKTVSFDDTWAVRGDCTDWDANATVVPNCKDGRDTATGNLIPSPTKYPNGLKDVGDYLHGKGMFFGVYASGGKYMCDSGGRATAAPGSYDNFEKDFKFLASVGADYIKLDYCGEPNTSNKCCYTVLDSDTEINTAIESARRAAAAINAIKTDADPAKRRSMVLNISAPAYANWKNDTYDTPLYQRMMNSIGPAGHAYRIGGDVGATSWAGTIGLVDMVEQMRSYGKQGHFLDPDRLYFDDSVLTSDSKLGGYAMWAMQNSHMVAIVRNSNASGAISATQANLMKKADLIAVGQDALAVPAKRVARGTGYDVFAKPLSNGDYAVAIMNRSATAPVTATTWGSVIGTSAKTFTLSTILGPDVSSIDAAGGFSVTVPAGSTAMYRLKVAPTAAYTGWNFGLGGSVARNATAITDGDAPTAGTWDASGRTLSSDRLAGNAQLPNGTPLSVKAGQTVTVGGVGYTWPNTTSGNFDSVKPLGQTIDYAYNGSTVNFLGASGSGEAGGTIRLNYSDGTSSTSTWGFPSWNCAPATNYPATVAFRVFGRNDTRGPADLGTGFCVYTKSVSIASGKSLASITLPNAPSVRVFAIKVT, from the coding sequence GTGGCCCCATCCCAGCGCGTCGCCTCGCTCGCGGCGGTGATCGCGACCCCAGTCATGGACGCACCCACTCACCAGCGGAGAGGTGTCGCGGGGCCTCGCCGAGCCCGTCGGCTGGCCGCTGCCGTGGTCACCGCGACAGCAACCCTGGCCACCGTCGTCACAACGACGGCGCAACCGGCGGCCGGGCTGTCGCGGCCCGTCCCGGGCGACACGGTGAACATCGACCACTCCTATGCCACCACGCCGAGGATGATCCTGCGCTCGGAGGGCTGGCGGAACACGACAGCGGCCAGCTTGAAGAAGACGGCCGATGACGCCGTCTCCACCGGTCTCCGCGATCTGGGCTGGAAAACGGTCTCGTTCGACGACACATGGGCCGTGCGGGGTGACTGTACGGACTGGGACGCCAATGCCACCGTCGTGCCGAACTGCAAGGACGGGCGCGACACGGCCACCGGCAACCTCATCCCGTCGCCGACGAAGTATCCCAACGGTCTGAAGGACGTCGGCGACTACCTGCACGGCAAGGGGATGTTCTTCGGCGTCTACGCCAGCGGTGGCAAGTACATGTGCGATTCGGGTGGGCGTGCGACCGCCGCTCCGGGCAGCTACGACAACTTCGAGAAGGACTTCAAGTTCCTCGCGAGCGTAGGCGCCGATTACATCAAACTCGACTACTGCGGTGAGCCGAACACGAGCAACAAGTGCTGCTACACCGTTCTCGACAGCGACACCGAGATCAACACGGCCATCGAGTCGGCGCGCCGGGCAGCCGCCGCGATCAACGCCATCAAGACGGACGCCGACCCCGCCAAGCGTCGGTCGATGGTGCTGAACATCTCCGCGCCGGCGTACGCGAACTGGAAGAACGACACCTACGACACGCCGCTGTACCAGCGCATGATGAACAGCATCGGACCGGCCGGACACGCCTACCGCATCGGTGGTGACGTCGGCGCCACCAGCTGGGCGGGCACCATCGGGCTCGTCGACATGGTCGAGCAGATGCGCTCGTACGGCAAGCAGGGCCACTTCCTCGACCCCGACCGGCTGTACTTCGATGATTCCGTCCTGACGAGCGACAGTAAGCTCGGTGGCTATGCGATGTGGGCGATGCAGAACAGCCACATGGTCGCGATCGTGCGCAACTCCAATGCCAGCGGCGCGATCTCGGCCACGCAGGCGAACCTCATGAAGAAGGCCGACCTGATCGCGGTGGGACAGGACGCGTTGGCCGTTCCGGCGAAGCGGGTGGCCCGGGGCACCGGGTACGACGTATTCGCCAAGCCTTTGAGCAACGGCGACTACGCCGTCGCGATCATGAACCGTTCGGCGACGGCGCCGGTCACCGCCACGACGTGGGGCTCGGTGATCGGGACATCCGCGAAGACGTTCACGCTCTCGACGATCCTCGGACCCGACGTGTCGTCCATCGACGCGGCCGGCGGCTTCAGCGTCACCGTGCCGGCGGGCTCGACGGCCATGTACCGCCTGAAGGTCGCTCCTACGGCCGCGTACACCGGGTGGAACTTTGGGCTCGGCGGCTCGGTCGCCCGCAACGCCACCGCGATCACCGACGGTGACGCGCCGACCGCGGGCACCTGGGACGCGAGTGGTCGTACCCTGTCGTCCGACCGGCTGGCAGGCAACGCCCAGCTGCCGAACGGAACGCCGCTCAGCGTCAAGGCCGGGCAGACTGTCACGGTCGGCGGCGTCGGGTACACCTGGCCGAACACCACGTCCGGGAATTTCGACTCTGTCAAGCCGCTCGGGCAGACGATCGACTATGCGTACAACGGTTCGACCGTGAATTTCCTCGGCGCCTCGGGCAGCGGCGAAGCCGGTGGGACCATACGCCTCAACTACAGCGACGGCACGTCCAGCACGTCGACGTGGGGCTTCCCCAGCTGGAACTGCGCGCCCGCGACGAACTACCCGGCGACGGTCGCGTTCAGGGTGTTCGGGCGCAATGACACCCGTGGCCCGGCGGACCTGGGAACCGGGTTCTGTGTGTACACGAAGTCGGTGTCGATCGCGTCCGGGAAGTCGCTGGCGTCGATCACGCTGCCGAACGCGCCGAGCGTGCGCGTCTTCGCCATCAAGGTAACCTGA